In Kytococcus sedentarius DSM 20547, the sequence ACCGCCTGCACGCCCTGGTGCACGAGCTCGCCCAGCAGGCCCACCTCGAGCACGTGGACATGCTGGGCCCGGCCCTCGAGGCGGTGGAGCGGGTCGCCGACCGGCAGGCCGAGCACAAGGTGCGCCCGGTGGGCATCAGCGCGGACTACTTCACCCGCATCGCGGCGATGGAGTACGCCGTGGCCAACGACGACGGAAACATGGGGCAGACGCTCGACCAGGCCGACATCGTGCTCATCGGCGTCTCCCGGTCAGGCAAGACGCCGCTGTCGATGTACCTGGGCTACCTGGGCTACAAGACCGCCAACATCCCGCTGGTCAACGGCATCGAGCCGCCCGCGGAGCTGTTCGACGTGCCGCGCTGGAAGGTGGTGGGCCTGGTGATCGACCCGGAGCGGCTCCAGGACATCCGCTCGCGGCGCGTGAGGTCCCTCGGCGGCCGGCAGGGGCGCGACGGCTACGCCGACCTGATGAAGATCTACGAGGAGCTCGACCACGCCGACCAGATCTTCCGCCGCGTGGGGTGCCCCACCATCAACACCACCGAGCTGGCCCTCGAGGAGTCCGCCGGACGCGTCATTGAACTGGTGGAGAACCGGCGCGCTACTCTTCGCGGGTGACCGCGCCCCGGGTGCGGCACGTTGCCTGCGCCACAACGACGTGACCTGGAGGATCCGCATGACCGGCGGTGCCACGAAGTACACCTACGACCTCTCCGAGGGCGACATCTCGATGAAGCCCCTGCTCGGAGGCAAGGGGGCCAACCTGTCCGAGATGATCAAGCTCGGCGTGCCCGTGCCGGACGGCTTCACGGTCACCACCGCGGCCTGCATCGACACCATGAACAACGGGGGGCAGTGGCCCGCCGAGCTGTGGGGCCAGGTCGAGGACTCGCTCGCCCGCTTCGAGGAGCGCGCCGGCCGTCGCCTGGGCGACCCCGCCCAGCCGCTGCTGGTCTCGGTCCGCTCCGGTGCCGTCATCTCGATGCCGGGCATGATGGACACCATCCTCAACCTGGGTGTCAGCGACGAGACCGTGGGCTCGCTGGCCTCGGAGTTCGGCGAGCGCTTCGCCTGGGACACCTACCGCCGCTTCATCCAGATGTACGGCGACGTGGTCGAGGGTGTGCCGCACCACGCCTACGAGGACGCCCTGTCGGCCCTGAAGGCCGAGCGCGGGGTCGAGAACGACACCGACCTCTCCGCCGAGGACCTCAAGGGCCTGGTCGAGACCTTCAAGCAGGTCTCCCGCGACCACATGGGCGCCGAGTTCCCCACCGACCCCAAGGAGCAGCTGAAGCGCGCCGTGAACGCGGTGTTCTCCTCCTGGGGCACCCCCCGCGCCGGCGTCTACCGCAAGGCCAACGGCATCCCGGACGACCTGGGCACCGCCGTGAACGTCATGCAGATGGTGTTCGGCAACCGTGGCGAGACCTCCGCCACCGGCGTGTGCTTCACCCGCAACCCCTCCACCGGCGCCCAGGAGCTGTACGGCGAGTTCCTCGTCAACGCCCAGGGCGAGGACGTCGTGGCCGGCATCCGCACGCCGAAGCCGCTGGCGGAGATGGAGTCCGTCCTGCCCGAGGCCTACGGCCAGCTGCTGGACACCATGCGCCGCCTGGAGGAGCACCACGGCGACATGCAGGACATCGAGTTCACCGTCGAGGACGGCAAGCTCTACCTGCTGCAGACCCGCAACGGCAAGCGCACCGCCCCGGCGGCCTTCAAGATCGCCGTGGACATGGTGAACGAGGGCAAGCTGGACAAGGCCGGCGCGCTCAAGCGCATCGAGCCGATGCAGCTCGACCAGCTGCTGCACCCCGCGATCGACCCGAGCCACGGCCAGGAGCCGGTCACCAAGGGCCTGAACGCCTCCCCGGGTGCGGCAGTCGGCGAGGTCGTCTTCGATGCGGAGACGGCGGCCGAGCGCGGCAAGGCCGGTGAGAAGGTGGTCCTGGTCCGCTGGGAGACCACCCCGGACGACATCGCCGGCGTGATCGTCGCGCAGGGCGTCCTGACCGCACACGGCGGTATGACCTCCCACGCGGCCGTGGTGGCCCGGGGGATGGGCAAGCCGTGCGTGGCCGGTGCCTCGAAGATCAAGATCGACACCGAGGGCAAGAAGCTCACCATCGGTGACACGGTCCTGGCCGAGGGCGACATGATCACCCTCGACGGCTCCACCGGTGAGGTCTACGCCGCGGCGCTGGACCTGGTGCCGCCGCAGCTGAACGAGGACTTCAACACCATCGTGGGCTGGGCCGACGAGATCCGCCGCCTGGACGTGCGCACGAACGCCGACACCGGCGCGGATGCCGCGAAGGCCCGTGAGTTCGGCGCCCAGGGCATCGGCCTGTGCCGCACCGAGCACATGTTCATGGAGGCTGACCGCCTGCCGGCCGTGCGGAAGATGATCCTCTCGGAGTCCGATGAGGCGCGCACGCAGGCCCTCGCAGAGATCCTGCCGCTGCAGCAGGAGGACTTCGAGGCGATCTTCGACGCGATGACGGGCCTGCCGGTGACGGTGCGCCTGCTCGACCCGCCGATGCACGAGTTCCTGCCGAACCTCGTGGACCAGGCCCTGCTGGTGCAGCGCCTGGAGATCGAGGGTCGCGGCGACGACGACGCCGAGCTCTCCGAGGCCCGCACGCTGCTCGCCCAGGTGAAGAAGCTCACCGAGCAGAACCCGATGCTGGGCACGCGCGGTGTGCGCCTGGCCCTGCTCTACCCGGAGATCCCCGCGATGCAGACGCGCGCCATCGTGCGCGCCGCCCTGGCCTCCAAGCAGCGGGGCAACGACCCGCACGTGGAGATCATGGTGCCGATCGTGGCGTACGCCGAGGAGCTCAAGCGCATGCGCGCCATCATCGAGGACACGGTGGCCGAGGAGCTCGAGGCCGCCGGCGAGGAGCTGGACTACACCATCGGCACCATGATCGAGCTGCCCCGCGCTGCGGTGACGGCCGACCAGATCGCCGAGCACGCCGACTTCTTCAGCTTCGGGACCAACGACCTGACGCAGACCGGCGTGGGCATCTCCCGCGACGACGCCGAGGGTGCGTTCCTCGCGCACTACGTGGACGACGACATCGTCCCGGGCAACCCCTTTGCGTCGATCGACGTCGACGGCGTGGGCGGCCTGGTGCGGATCGGTGCCGAGAAGGGCCGGTCCACCAAGGCCGACCTGAAGCTCGGTGTCTGCGGCGAGCACGGTGGCGACCCGGCCTCCATCGCGCTGTTCGAGGAGCTGGGCCTGAGCTACGTCTCCTGCTCCCCCTACCGGGTGCCGATCGCCCGCTTCGCCGCCGCCCGTGCGGTCCTGGACGCCCAGGAGAAGTGAGCCTCCGGCGCGTGTGAGCGCCGCCGCAGGGCGGCCCCGGGATCTCCGGGGCCGCCCTGCGGCGTCTCCCGGCTCGGGGAAGCTCGACCGGGCCGGGTGACCGCTGGGTTCAGCCGGCGAACGCCCGCACCGGTAGACCCCTCACCCCGGGCTGCACCGTGAACAGCGAACCGGCCAGCTGGTCGTCGTCGTCCTCGGCCATCCCCTCCCGCGAGGTGGTGATGAACAGCGTCGCCAGGTCGTCCCCGCCGAACGTGCAGGCGGTCACCAACGGGGTGGGCAGCTCGACCACCTGCTCGAGGGTCCCCTCCGGGCTGTAGCAGTGCACGGCGCTGCCGCGGTGCATCGCCGTCCAGATGTTGCCCTCGGCGTCCACCGTCAGCCCGTCGGGCCGGCCGTCGGGCCCGGTGTCCACCAGGGTGCGCCGGTTCACCAGACCGGCCTCCGGGGCGTGGTCGAAGACGTCGATCCGCTGCTCGTGGGTGTCGTTGTAGTAGGCCAGCCGCCCGTCCGGGCTGTGGTCCAGGCCGTTGGAGATGGTCACCTCCGGCAGCACCGTGGTCACCGTGCCGTCGGGCGCCAAGCGGTACAAGCTCGCCGCGC encodes:
- the ppdK gene encoding pyruvate, phosphate dikinase, with the protein product MTGGATKYTYDLSEGDISMKPLLGGKGANLSEMIKLGVPVPDGFTVTTAACIDTMNNGGQWPAELWGQVEDSLARFEERAGRRLGDPAQPLLVSVRSGAVISMPGMMDTILNLGVSDETVGSLASEFGERFAWDTYRRFIQMYGDVVEGVPHHAYEDALSALKAERGVENDTDLSAEDLKGLVETFKQVSRDHMGAEFPTDPKEQLKRAVNAVFSSWGTPRAGVYRKANGIPDDLGTAVNVMQMVFGNRGETSATGVCFTRNPSTGAQELYGEFLVNAQGEDVVAGIRTPKPLAEMESVLPEAYGQLLDTMRRLEEHHGDMQDIEFTVEDGKLYLLQTRNGKRTAPAAFKIAVDMVNEGKLDKAGALKRIEPMQLDQLLHPAIDPSHGQEPVTKGLNASPGAAVGEVVFDAETAAERGKAGEKVVLVRWETTPDDIAGVIVAQGVLTAHGGMTSHAAVVARGMGKPCVAGASKIKIDTEGKKLTIGDTVLAEGDMITLDGSTGEVYAAALDLVPPQLNEDFNTIVGWADEIRRLDVRTNADTGADAAKAREFGAQGIGLCRTEHMFMEADRLPAVRKMILSESDEARTQALAEILPLQQEDFEAIFDAMTGLPVTVRLLDPPMHEFLPNLVDQALLVQRLEIEGRGDDDAELSEARTLLAQVKKLTEQNPMLGTRGVRLALLYPEIPAMQTRAIVRAALASKQRGNDPHVEIMVPIVAYAEELKRMRAIIEDTVAEELEAAGEELDYTIGTMIELPRAAVTADQIAEHADFFSFGTNDLTQTGVGISRDDAEGAFLAHYVDDDIVPGNPFASIDVDGVGGLVRIGAEKGRSTKADLKLGVCGEHGGDPASIALFEELGLSYVSCSPYRVPIARFAAARAVLDAQEK
- a CDS encoding SMP-30/gluconolactonase/LRE family protein; amino-acid sequence: MRAERLTDRVAYHGEGPVWLPDHGGLTWVDMLDGDVLTLRGDRIDRRHVDSVVACVRPRTNGGLVYGIERGFALEDADGALRRIELWQDANLRMNEGAVDPEGHFYCGSMPYDRTPGAASLYRLAPDGTVTTVLPEVTISNGLDHSPDGRLAYYNDTHEQRIDVFDHAPEAGLVNRRTLVDTGPDGRPDGLTVDAEGNIWTAMHRGSAVHCYSPEGTLEQVVELPTPLVTACTFGGDDLATLFITTSREGMAEDDDDQLAGSLFTVQPGVRGLPVRAFAG
- a CDS encoding pyruvate, water dikinase regulatory protein gives rise to the protein MTTQHIEFHVVADSTGDTAARVARATAAQFPDIETHIVRHPRITTEDTLRSVMGRIENDAHQVVVFSTIVDDRLHALVHELAQQAHLEHVDMLGPALEAVERVADRQAEHKVRPVGISADYFTRIAAMEYAVANDDGNMGQTLDQADIVLIGVSRSGKTPLSMYLGYLGYKTANIPLVNGIEPPAELFDVPRWKVVGLVIDPERLQDIRSRRVRSLGGRQGRDGYADLMKIYEELDHADQIFRRVGCPTINTTELALEESAGRVIELVENRRATLRG